Proteins from a genomic interval of Pectinophora gossypiella chromosome 28, ilPecGoss1.1, whole genome shotgun sequence:
- the LOC126379249 gene encoding CUE domain-containing protein 2: MSAIAQQESVVKESLFQFITKHIPSADLNVIDDIVLSYVISILEEASQDPCFDVEGFIEMMSAYVPEFSNIDPGLVCSWALQLEAELSRGGESDSLSNHDDSAGSDKVSLTLQSLSEMLPSVTKNNRSHSNSESSEGGESVRRALLEGDEYASQCRALSEMFPNTPVMEIKHCVSIAQGDVERAAGTLLHRREHGQALAPAALTAAARTPTCDDSELKSRIIARYSYVDKNSDTKEHRPLAPKIEPKKLVRYRDNKIVSLKGERYTEVPKSGIDEEHLKKPKKQHCP, translated from the exons ATGAGTGCTATAGCGCAACAGGAGTCGGTCGTGAAGGAGAGTTTGTTTCAATTCATCACTAAACACATCCCTTCTGCGGACCTAAACGTAATAGACGACATAGTTCTGTCGTATGTGATCTCCATCCTCGAGGAGGCTTCCCAGGACCCCTGCTTCGATGTTGAAG GCTTCATCGAGATGATGTCAGCTTACGTGCCAGAGTTTTCTAACATCGACCCTGGACTGGTGTGCTCGTGGGCACTCCAATTGGAAGCTGAGCTGTCCAGGGGCGGAGAAAGTGACTCGCTGTCTAACCACG ACGACTCCGCGGGAAGTGATAAAGTGAGCCTCACACTACAAAGTCTGAGTGAAATGTTACCTTCTGTCACCAAAAATAATCG TTCTCATTCGAACTCGGAGAGCTCTGAAGGTGGAGAGAGCGTTCGTCGGGCGCTGCTTGAAGGAGATGAGTACGCCAGCCAGTGTCGGGCGCTATCAGAGATGTTCCCCAACACTCCCGTCATGGAg ATCAAGCACTGCGTGTCCATCGCGCAGGGCGACGTGGAGCGCGCGGCGGGCACGCTGCTGCACCGACGCGAGCACGGCCAGGCGCTGGCGCCCGCCGCGCTGACCGCCGCCGCGCGCACGCCCACCTGCGACGACTCCGAGCTCAAGTCCAGAATCATCGCCAG GTATTCGTACGTGGACAAGAATTCTGACACCAAGGAACACCGACCTCTAGCGCCCAAGATTGAGCCAAAAAAGCTGGTTCGGTACAGAGACAACAAGATTGTCTCCCTTAAAGGCGAGCGCTACACTGAG GTCCCGAAATCCGGCATCGATGAGGAACATTTGAAGAAACCGAAAAAGCAGCATTGCCCTTAA